Below is a window of Gemmatimonas sp. UBA7669 DNA.
CCGGTGAGCACGGCCACGACGCGATCGCTGGCACGCACGACACCACGCGACACCAACTGCCGGACACCGGCCACCGACGCCGCACTCGCCGGCTCGCAGCCCACTCCGGCCGCATCGATGACACGCTTGGCCTCCAAAATGTCCTCGTCGCTCACACTCAGTACGAGCCCATCGGTTTCGCGAATGGCGCGCACCGCCCGATCCCACGACGCCGGATCACCAATGCGAATGGCCGTGGCCACGGTGTCCGCCTGCATCTTGTGCCGCGTGGCAAAGCCCTCGGCAAAGCCACGCGCAAACGGCGACGCGCCCGCAGCCTGCACCGACACGAGACGAGGCACGCGCGCAATGAGGCCCAGTGCCGCCGCTTCGCGCAGCGCCTTGCCAAAGGCCGCCGTGTTGCCAAGGTTGCCCGCCGGCAGCACGATGAAATCCGGCGCATCCCAGCCGAGCTGCTGCAGCAGCTCGAACACGATGGTCTTCTGCCCTTCCACGCGCCACGGATTGATGGAATTGAGCAGATAGATGCCCAAGTCTTTCGACGCGGCCTGCACAAGGCGCAGACACTCGTCGAAGTCGCCGCGCACCAGCAGCGTGCGCGCCCCATAGGCCAGCGTCTGCGCCATCTTGCCCATGGCCACCTTGCCGGCTGGCACGAACACCAAACCCGGTATGCCGGCCTGCGCCGCATAGGCCGCCAATGATGCCGAGGTGTTACCGGTGCTCGCACATGCCACCGCCCGCGCCCCAATACGCGCCGCCTGCGTGGCGCCCACGGTCATGCCGCGATCCTTGAACGACCCCGTGGGGTTGTAGCCCTCGTGCTTGAGCAGCAGCCCGTCGCATCCGGCGTAGGTCTGCACGCGCGTGCGCGCCAGCACGGGTGTATTGCCCTCCGGATGACTTACCATGGCCGTGCCAACGCTGGGCATGACCAGCGAGGCAAACCGCCACACGCCGGACGCATGGCCGCCACCAGCCACCGCAGGCAGCGCACAGCAAGGGCCCGCGAATTGCTGGCGCATGGCCATCGCCGTAAGCGGTGCACCCGCCGCATCGACCGGCGCCCGATGCACGATGGCCAGCAGGCCACCGCAGGCCGGACAGGCCGGTGACGCGTCGTGCTCGTGCAGCGTTTCCCCGCAGACATCGCAGCGCTGCACACTCAGTGCGCCCGCCGCTTCATGCGCAGACAGAAACAGCGAATCGTGAGCGGCCATGGTCAGGCGGGCGTGAGTTGAAGAATGTCGTTGAGCACACCGGCGGCCGTGACTTCCGGCCCGGCGCCGGGACCGGTGATGACCAGTGGATACTCGCGGTATCGACGCGTGGTGAACACGATCTGATTGTCCGTGCCACGCAGGCTGGCCAGCGGGTGACTGCGGTCCACCGCCTGCAGACCGACGCGCACCGCACGACTGGTGGCCCGCAACACATAGCGCAGTACCTTCCCCTGCCGCTCGGCGGCCGCCTGACGCGCGGCCCAGACAGCGTCCTGCTCATGCAGCGTGGCCAGAAAGCGGGCCGTTGTGAGCTGGCGCGCCGCTTCGGGCACCAGCGACTCGACCTGCACATCCGACAGCTCGCCTTCAAAGCCCATCAGGCGGGCGAGAATGAGCGCCTTGCGCGCCACATCCATGCCGGACAGGTCGTCACGCGGATCGGGCTCCGTGTAGCCACGCTGCATGGCTTCACGCAGTGCCTCGCTGAACGCGCGTCCCGCACCAATCTGCGTGAGCAGGAATCCCAGCGTACCCGACGTGCAACCCTCGATGCGCAGCACCTGATCCCCCGTCTCCACGAGCTTGGCAAAGCTGTCCATGACCGGCAGACCGGCGCCCACGGTGGTCTCGTGCAGAATGCGCACCCCCTGCGCCGCGGCGGCCGCGTGCAGCGCCGCCACTTCGCCACGCGCCGCAGCCAAGGGTTTCTTGTTGGCCAGCACGATGTCCATCTCGCCGCCCACCGCGGCGCGCAACGCCGGCAATGTTTCGTCCGCGGTGAGGTCCACAAGCACCGGCTGCGCCAGTGCATGCGACGCAATGTACTGCACGGCCTGCGTGGCCTGACTCTTGTGCGCCGACGGCAGCGACGCCAGCGCGCCGCCCGCCGCCTTGTGTTTGACGGCCTGCTGCAGTTGCGCCGCCGACAAGCCATCGGGTTCAAACACGAAGCCGCTGCGATCGATGAGCCCAACCACCGTGGGCTTCACGCGGCGCCGCGTGCGCGGCAGCATGCGCAGCAACTCGCGCCCGATCTGCCCCACACCCAGCAGGACCACATCGAGGCGGTCGCGGCTTCGTGTGCCGCCACCGCCGATCTTGTCCAGCTGAAACTCGTCGTGCACCGCCTGCGCAGCCATGACCGCCTGCGCTTCATCAATGACCACCGAGATGTTGAGCTCACTCGAACCCTGCGCAATGGCCACGATATTCACACCCGCCTGCGAGAGCGAGGAGAACATGCGCGACGCAATGCCAGGGGTGCCGGCCATGCCAAGACCCACCACCGCCAGCGTCGCCATGCCGGTCTGCACGGCCATGCCTTCGAGTTCACGACGGGCCAGTTCACGCTCAAAGGCCTGCTCAAGCGCGACGCGCGCATCATCGCCGCGCTCGGCCGGAATGCACAGGCAAATGCTGTGCTCCGATGACGCCTGCGAAATGAGCGTCACCGAAATGCCCGCTTGCTGCAGCGCGGCGAAGGTGCGTGCGGCGATGCCAGGCACACCCAGCATACCATTGCCGGTCACGGTAACCAGCGCCTGCTGCCGCACGATGCTCAGCGCCTTGACCGGATACTTGTCGAGCGTGTGCCGTGTACTGATCTCGGTGCCCGGCGCATCCGGCGTGGCAAAGGGACGCACAAACACCGGCACCGCCGTGCGCGCCAGCGGAATGAGCGCCCGCGGATGCAGCACCTTGGCGCCATAGTACGCGAGCTCCGCCGCCTCTCGCACATTGAGCTGCGGCACGATGCGCGCCGACGGCACGAGCCGCGGGTCGGTGGTCATGAGACCCGGCACGTCCTTCCACAACGTGATGCGCTCGGCCTTGAGGGCCCGCCCCAGCACGGTGGCCGTCAGATCACTGCCACCGCGGCCCAGCGTGACTAATGCGCCGCTGCTGGTGCCACCAACGAATCCCGGCACCACGGGAATGATGCGCCGCGCGAGCAGCGGCTGAATGCGGGCGCGCACCTGCTTGTCCGTGGCCGCCAGATCAGGGAACGCGTTGCCAAACACGCCGTCCGTGAGAATCACCTCGGCGGCTTCGACATAGCGCGCCTTCACACCACGCGCCACGAGTCCCGCCACCACCAGGCGCGCCGAGAGTTGCTCGCCGCGCACCACCAGAAAATCGCGGGTGCGTGGCGTGAGCTCACGCAGACTGGCCACACCATGGGCCAACGCCTGCAGCTCGGCAAACACCACATCCAGCTCGGCGCAGAGCGCCTTGCGCTCCGCCTGCCGCGTCATCACGCCGTTGGCCACGGCATGATGCCGCAGACGCAGCGCGTCCACCGCCTTGTCCACTTTGGCCACATCACCGCGCAGGGCGGTATCGGCAATGTCCAGCAGCGCGTCGGTAACGCCTGCCAACGCCGAGACAACCGTGACCACACGTGACGATGGGGCGTCGGCAATGAGGCCGATGGCATGCCGGACTGCATCGGCATCGGCCAACGACGCCCCGCCGAATTTGAAGACCTCCACCGCGCCCGTCGTGCCCCGGGTGCCTCGCGTAGCGGCACGGCGGGACGATGGTTTGCGGGAGGACGGTTTACTGGCGGAGCGGCTCGGCATGGGTCAACGGGTCTGGGGACATTTTACGGGACTTCCGACTCTAGTTCGCGCCGCCTTCCCTGTCCACACCCGTGTCTCCCTGCATACCTTTCACCTTGCACATCCTCGTGTCGCCATTCGGGCGGCCATTGGCAACACCGGCCCCACGTCATGACCGCACCCGCTACTGCGCCCCAGAATCCCTTTGCCCCTGACGCACCGGCCCTTCCGGCCCGCATCCGCGGCCTCGCCCGTCTGGCGCAGAACCTCGCCTGGAGCTGGAACCGGGAAGCCCGTTCGCTCTTCAAGGCTATCGACGAAGCCCTCTGGTCGCGACTGCGCCACAATCCCATCACCTTGCTTCAGCAGGTAGCACCCGCTCGGTTGCTGGAACTGGCCCAGGACGACGTGTTCCTCGCGCGCTACGACCGGGCTATGCAGTGGCTGGCCGCCGAGCAGTCGGACGAGCACACCTGGTACGCCCGCAGCTTCCCCGACCTGCGCGGCAAGACCGTCGCCTACTTCTGCGCGGAATTCGGCATTCACAACTCCGTGCCCATCTACTCGGGCGGCCTCGGCGTACTGGCCGGCGACCACCTGAAGACGGCCTCCGATCTTGGTGTGCCGCTGGTAGCCGTGGGCATTCTGTATCGCAACGGCTACTTCGACCAGCACATCCGCGTCGACGGCAGGCAGGAGGACTCCGATGCTCGCATCAGCTTCCGCGACGTGCCGATCACGCCGCTGCCGGGCCGCAATGGCGCGAAGCACCTGGTGACGGTCAACACCTTTGGCCGTGACATTCACATTCGGGTGTGGACCATGCAGGTCGGGCGTGTGACGGTGTACCTGCTCGATTCCGATCTCGAGGAGAACCATCCCGACGACCGTCCCCTGCTCTCCAAGCTGTACTCCGGTGGGCCCGCCATGCGTCTCAGACAGGAGTGGTTGCTGGGTGTGGGTGGTGTCCGCGCGCTACGTGCGCTTGGCATTCACCCGGCGGCCTGGCATGCCAACGAAGGCCACGCGGCCTTCATGATGGTCGAGCGCGTGCGCGAACTCACCAAACAGGGACTGGGTTACACCGAGGCCGTGAAGCAGGTACGCAATGCGAGCGTGTTCACCACGCACACGCCCGTCCCGGCCGGACACGATCACTTCCCGACGCACGATGTGCGGGCCTGCGCCAACGGCGTGTGGAACGACATGGGCATCGACGTCGAGACCTTCCTGCGCATCGGCTTCCATCCCGAGTCGGGCAGCGAGGTATTTCACATGACGGCCGCCTCGGCACGGTTGTCGCGGCACGTCAATGCCGTCTCCCGTCGACACGGCATTGTCACGCGCGAGATGAGCCGCTCGCTCTGGGCCAATCGTCCGGCGGAACAGGTGCCCGTGGGACATGTCACCAATGGCGTGCATCTCGCCACCTGGATGGCCAATCCCATCATGCGCCTGCTCGACGAGCATCTCGGGCCGGCGTGGGGCCACAGCAACGACGCCGCGCTCTGGGAAGAAGTGCTCACACTCGACGACGAGCGGCTGTGGTATGTGCATCAGCGCCTCAAGCACACGCTCATGCGGCTGGTGCGTGAGGAGGCGCGGCGGGCCTTTGCGCGCGGCGCCATGGAGTCCACGCAGCTCGTGGGCGCGGGTACTCTCCTCGACCCGAACACGCTCACCATTGGCTTTGCACGGCGCTTTGCGACGTACAAGCGCGCCAATCTCATCTTCCGCGATGTGGAGCGTCTGCGCCGTCTCGTGACCGACCCGTCGCGTCCGGTGCAGATCGTGTTCGCCGGCAAGGCGCATCCGGCCGACACGCCGGGCAAGCAGGTGTTGCAGAGCGTCTACCAGTTTACGCGCGATCCGCGCTTCGAGGGCCGCGTGGCCTTCGTGGAAGACTATGGCATGCACCTCGCGCATCTGCTCGTGCAGGGTGTGGACCTGTGGCTCAACCTGCCGCGCGTTCCGCTTGAGGCGTCGGGCACCAGCGGCATGAAGGCCGCACTCAACGGTGTGCCGCAGCTCTCCACCATTGATGGCTGGTGGGAAGAGGGCTACGAGGGCAACAACGGCTGGGCCATCGAACCGGAAGTGGACGACGACGCCGGATGGAATACGGCGCAGCGTCTGTACGACCTGCTCGAGAAGGAAGTGGTACCACGCTACTACGAGCGCGATCGCAACGAGCTGCCGCGTCGCTGGCTGGTCATGATGAAGCATGCCATCCGGGTGGCGGGCCAGCAGTTCACCTCGCGGCGCATGGTGGAGCAGTATGCCCGCTCCTACTATGCGCCGGCCATGATCGGGCTCAGCACGCCTGACGATCCGCCGGTCAACTGAGCATGACACTTCCGGGCTTGGGCTCACCCTTGGTGCGTGCGCCAGCCGACGGCGCGCCCACCATCGTGCACCTCACGGCCGAGTACTCCCCGTTTGCACGCAGCGGCGGACTCGGTGAGGCCGTCATGGGCCTCGCCGAGTGCCAGGTGCGCGGTGGCGCCAACGTGGTGGTGTTCCTGCCACTCTATCGCACCGTGCGCGACCATGCGCCGGACCTCGCTCCCCTGGGGCGTCCGTTGCAAATCGAACTCGGCTTCCGCGGCGAAGAAGTGCGCTTCTTCCGCGAGGTGCATCCACGCAAGGGGCCCAAGGTCGTGTTCGTGGACATCCCCAGTGCGTTCGCGCGCGGTGGCCTGTATGGCGAAGGCGGCAAGGACTACACCGACAACGCCAGACGCTTCGCGCTGTTCTCGCGCGCCGTGCTGGATGCCATTCCGCGGCTCATCAGCGGCCCGGTGCTCGTGCACGCCAACGATTGGCATACCTCGCTGGCGCTGCTCTACATGCGGAGCTACGCCGGTCTCGATGCCCAGTACGCCGGGACCCCCACGGTGTTGTCGGTACACAACGCCGGCTACCAGGGACACTTTCCGGCGTCCATGCTGAACGACTGCGGCATTCCGCCCGAGGTCTTCAACTTCCGGCATGCCGAATGGTACGGACGTATCAATCTGCTCAAGTGCGGACTGACCTTTGCCGATCAAGTGGTGACCGTGAGCCCCACGCACGCGCAAGAACTGCGCACGGCGGGCGGTGGCTTTGGCCTGCACGAAGTGTTTCAATGGCTGGGCAACCGCTTCGGCGGCATCACCAACGGCATCGATCAGCAGGTCTGGGATCCGGCCACCGACGATCAGATCACGGCCAACTATTCGGTCGCCGATCTGTCCGGCAAGCAGCGCTGCAAGGCCGCGCTCCAGCGCTCCTTCGGACTGCCGCAGCGCAAACGCACGCCGCTGTTCGGTTTCACCGGACGCATCGTTTCGCAGAAGGGCCTCGATCTCATGCTCGGCTCGCACGAGATCTGGAATCTCGATGCGCAGTTCGTGTTCCTTGGCGCCGGCGAAGCCCGCTATGAGCGGGCCCTGCTGGAGCTGGCGCGGGCGAGGCCGCGCCACGTAGGCGTGCAGCTCGATTTCACCGATCGCCTTGAGCATCGCCTCATGGCGGGCGCAGACATCTTTCTCATGCCCTCGCAGTACGAACCCTGCGGGCTCACGCAATTGCGGGCGCAGCGCTACGGCGCCCTGCCGGTGGGCCGACGCGTGGGCGGCATAGCCGACACCATCGATGACGACGCGAGCGGCTTCCTGTTCGACGAGTACGATGCACGCGCACTGGACCGCGGCATCACGCGCGCCCTCGCGCGCTTCCACGATCCGCGCGCCTGGCTGCCCCGTATGCAGACCGCCATGCGCCGCGACTTCAGCTGGGAGCGGTCGGCCGAGCGCTACGCCGAGGTGTATCGTCGGGCGCTGGACATCGCGCGACGCCGCGGCTGACCGGGCGCAGCATGCATTGGCTTGTCGTGCATCAGCATCTGTACCAGCCACCTCGTGAAGATCCGTGGATGGAGCTGGTGCCGCGCGAAGCCTCGGCCGCGCCCGACCACGACTGGAACGCACGCATCACCCGCGAGTGCTACGCGCGGCAGGCTGCGGCCGAGCGCTGGGTGCAGCACAAAGCCGCGCACGGCCCATCGGCCGTCATCGACCCTGATGCGCGGGCTGGCCTGGCCCAGGTGGTGAATCTGTACGCGTGGTGCTCGTTCGACGTGGGACCCACGCTCTGCGAATGGCTCGAACGCGAGGCGCCTGACACCATGCGCGCCATGCAGCAGGGTGACGCCGCAAGTGTGGCGCGTTGGGGGCACGGCAATGCCATGGCCGCCCCGTATCATCATGTCATCCTGCCGCTGGCCTCACCGCGTGAACGGCGCACCGAAATCCGCTGGGGTCTGCGGGACTTCCAGCGTCGCTTTCGTCGCGAGGCCGAAGGCTTCTGGCTGCCCGAGTGCGCGGTGGATGAGGCCACGCTCGACGCACTCGCTGACGAAGGCCTGCGCTTTGTCATACTGGCTCCCTATCAGGTGGAAGGCCATGACGGACGCGGCCTGCCACTGCGTTGGCAGGGCAGCGGCGGACGCTCGCTGACCATTCTGCCCTACGACGGCAGTCTCGCCGGCGACGTCGCGTTTGGGGGCCTGCTGCGCAACGCCGAGGCGCTGGCCTCGCGCTTCACGCCATTTCGTGACTGGCCCCGTGAGCAGCTGGCGCGCGAACCGCGGGCCACGACGCTCTGCACCGACGGCGAGACGTTCGGGCATCATCACGCGGGCGGGGAAGTCACGCTGCTCGACGCACTGCGCAGGGTAGCAGAGCGCAACGGGACCGCATCACAAGGGCCGCAGACTCTCCTCGTCAATGCCGCCACGCTGGTGGCGCGTGTCCCCGCCACCACGACGGTGCGCCTCGTCTCACCCTCAGCGTGGAGCTGCGCACATGGGGTGGAGCGTTGGCGCAGCAACTGTGGCTGTCGCCTCGATGGCAATCGTCCGCCACAACAAGGCTGGCGTGGCCCGCTGCGCGACGCGCTCACTACGCTGGCAGAACGCGCGCATGCGCAGTACGAACACGAGGCGCGCTCGCTGTTTGCCACCGATCCGTGGGCGGTGCGTGATGCCTACGGCGAGGTGGTGTCGGAAGATGGCGACACGCTGGAGACCTTCGTTCGCGCGCAGCTGCGCCCGATGGCCGACAGCGCACAGGAAGCGCAGCCGTTGCTGCGGGCCCGTGAGCTGCTCGAACTCGAGCGCGCCACACTCCGGCTGTTCACATCCTGCGCCTGGTTCTTCGACGACGTCGATCGCATTGAGGTTCGGCAGGTGCTGCGCTACGCGGCCCGCGTGCTCGAACTCAGCGGACAGACTGGCGCCTGGGCCGGTCCCCTGGTCGACGCCCTGCGTCTGGCCAGGCACGAGAGCCACCATGGCCCCAGTGCCGCCGACGTGTTCCTGCATGACGCCCTGCCCGATCGCGATGTGGGCATGCGCGTGGCGGCAGGCGCCGCGGCCTTGGCCTCACTTGCTGACGCGGAACGCGTCGGCCCCCTGCCCGATCGGCTCGGTGTGTATGACCTGGTGGTGAGGCCCGAGGCAGCGACCGACAAGATTGAGCACAGCCACTGGCACGTTGCCTTGCATCACCGGCGCAGCGGTGTGCGAACCCAGTACCACGCAACGGTACGCGGCCGTGGCGCGGCGATGCAGCTGTGGATCGCTGAGCGCCGTGATACTCTGCACCAGCAGTCACAAGCCCAGACAAGAGCGGAGCAGTTCTCTGTACATGAATTACCGGAACTCGCCGCACGCTCAGTGCTCAACGCGTCTCGCAGTGACGATACGCTGACTGCCCTCTAGCCTCTATAGAGTCCAGTCCCTGAACAGCTCACGCAGAGGAATGGAGCACGCAGAGCTCGTAGAGAAGTATCTCTAACATGTACTGTGTCGCGTCCTGAATAATGTCTA
It encodes the following:
- the thrC gene encoding threonine synthase produces the protein MAAHDSLFLSAHEAAGALSVQRCDVCGETLHEHDASPACPACGGLLAIVHRAPVDAAGAPLTAMAMRQQFAGPCCALPAVAGGGHASGVWRFASLVMPSVGTAMVSHPEGNTPVLARTRVQTYAGCDGLLLKHEGYNPTGSFKDRGMTVGATQAARIGARAVACASTGNTSASLAAYAAQAGIPGLVFVPAGKVAMGKMAQTLAYGARTLLVRGDFDECLRLVQAASKDLGIYLLNSINPWRVEGQKTIVFELLQQLGWDAPDFIVLPAGNLGNTAAFGKALREAAALGLIARVPRLVSVQAAGASPFARGFAEGFATRHKMQADTVATAIRIGDPASWDRAVRAIRETDGLVLSVSDEDILEAKRVIDAAGVGCEPASAASVAGVRQLVSRGVVRASDRVVAVLTGHVLKDPGILVSMHQEREASEGANRPIEIDATVEAVARVIDASRSEGAAS
- the thrA gene encoding bifunctional aspartate kinase/homoserine dehydrogenase I, coding for MEVFKFGGASLADADAVRHAIGLIADAPSSRVVTVVSALAGVTDALLDIADTALRGDVAKVDKAVDALRLRHHAVANGVMTRQAERKALCAELDVVFAELQALAHGVASLRELTPRTRDFLVVRGEQLSARLVVAGLVARGVKARYVEAAEVILTDGVFGNAFPDLAATDKQVRARIQPLLARRIIPVVPGFVGGTSSGALVTLGRGGSDLTATVLGRALKAERITLWKDVPGLMTTDPRLVPSARIVPQLNVREAAELAYYGAKVLHPRALIPLARTAVPVFVRPFATPDAPGTEISTRHTLDKYPVKALSIVRQQALVTVTGNGMLGVPGIAARTFAALQQAGISVTLISQASSEHSICLCIPAERGDDARVALEQAFERELARRELEGMAVQTGMATLAVVGLGMAGTPGIASRMFSSLSQAGVNIVAIAQGSSELNISVVIDEAQAVMAAQAVHDEFQLDKIGGGGTRSRDRLDVVLLGVGQIGRELLRMLPRTRRRVKPTVVGLIDRSGFVFEPDGLSAAQLQQAVKHKAAGGALASLPSAHKSQATQAVQYIASHALAQPVLVDLTADETLPALRAAVGGEMDIVLANKKPLAAARGEVAALHAAAAAQGVRILHETTVGAGLPVMDSFAKLVETGDQVLRIEGCTSGTLGFLLTQIGAGRAFSEALREAMQRGYTEPDPRDDLSGMDVARKALILARLMGFEGELSDVQVESLVPEAARQLTTARFLATLHEQDAVWAARQAAAERQGKVLRYVLRATSRAVRVGLQAVDRSHPLASLRGTDNQIVFTTRRYREYPLVITGPGAGPEVTAAGVLNDILQLTPA
- the glgP gene encoding alpha-glucan family phosphorylase — its product is MTAPATAPQNPFAPDAPALPARIRGLARLAQNLAWSWNREARSLFKAIDEALWSRLRHNPITLLQQVAPARLLELAQDDVFLARYDRAMQWLAAEQSDEHTWYARSFPDLRGKTVAYFCAEFGIHNSVPIYSGGLGVLAGDHLKTASDLGVPLVAVGILYRNGYFDQHIRVDGRQEDSDARISFRDVPITPLPGRNGAKHLVTVNTFGRDIHIRVWTMQVGRVTVYLLDSDLEENHPDDRPLLSKLYSGGPAMRLRQEWLLGVGGVRALRALGIHPAAWHANEGHAAFMMVERVRELTKQGLGYTEAVKQVRNASVFTTHTPVPAGHDHFPTHDVRACANGVWNDMGIDVETFLRIGFHPESGSEVFHMTAASARLSRHVNAVSRRHGIVTREMSRSLWANRPAEQVPVGHVTNGVHLATWMANPIMRLLDEHLGPAWGHSNDAALWEEVLTLDDERLWYVHQRLKHTLMRLVREEARRAFARGAMESTQLVGAGTLLDPNTLTIGFARRFATYKRANLIFRDVERLRRLVTDPSRPVQIVFAGKAHPADTPGKQVLQSVYQFTRDPRFEGRVAFVEDYGMHLAHLLVQGVDLWLNLPRVPLEASGTSGMKAALNGVPQLSTIDGWWEEGYEGNNGWAIEPEVDDDAGWNTAQRLYDLLEKEVVPRYYERDRNELPRRWLVMMKHAIRVAGQQFTSRRMVEQYARSYYAPAMIGLSTPDDPPVN
- a CDS encoding glycogen synthase codes for the protein MTLPGLGSPLVRAPADGAPTIVHLTAEYSPFARSGGLGEAVMGLAECQVRGGANVVVFLPLYRTVRDHAPDLAPLGRPLQIELGFRGEEVRFFREVHPRKGPKVVFVDIPSAFARGGLYGEGGKDYTDNARRFALFSRAVLDAIPRLISGPVLVHANDWHTSLALLYMRSYAGLDAQYAGTPTVLSVHNAGYQGHFPASMLNDCGIPPEVFNFRHAEWYGRINLLKCGLTFADQVVTVSPTHAQELRTAGGGFGLHEVFQWLGNRFGGITNGIDQQVWDPATDDQITANYSVADLSGKQRCKAALQRSFGLPQRKRTPLFGFTGRIVSQKGLDLMLGSHEIWNLDAQFVFLGAGEARYERALLELARARPRHVGVQLDFTDRLEHRLMAGADIFLMPSQYEPCGLTQLRAQRYGALPVGRRVGGIADTIDDDASGFLFDEYDARALDRGITRALARFHDPRAWLPRMQTAMRRDFSWERSAERYAEVYRRALDIARRRG
- a CDS encoding DUF3536 domain-containing protein, whose product is MHWLVVHQHLYQPPREDPWMELVPREASAAPDHDWNARITRECYARQAAAERWVQHKAAHGPSAVIDPDARAGLAQVVNLYAWCSFDVGPTLCEWLEREAPDTMRAMQQGDAASVARWGHGNAMAAPYHHVILPLASPRERRTEIRWGLRDFQRRFRREAEGFWLPECAVDEATLDALADEGLRFVILAPYQVEGHDGRGLPLRWQGSGGRSLTILPYDGSLAGDVAFGGLLRNAEALASRFTPFRDWPREQLAREPRATTLCTDGETFGHHHAGGEVTLLDALRRVAERNGTASQGPQTLLVNAATLVARVPATTTVRLVSPSAWSCAHGVERWRSNCGCRLDGNRPPQQGWRGPLRDALTTLAERAHAQYEHEARSLFATDPWAVRDAYGEVVSEDGDTLETFVRAQLRPMADSAQEAQPLLRARELLELERATLRLFTSCAWFFDDVDRIEVRQVLRYAARVLELSGQTGAWAGPLVDALRLARHESHHGPSAADVFLHDALPDRDVGMRVAAGAAALASLADAERVGPLPDRLGVYDLVVRPEAATDKIEHSHWHVALHHRRSGVRTQYHATVRGRGAAMQLWIAERRDTLHQQSQAQTRAEQFSVHELPELAARSVLNASRSDDTLTAL